Proteins encoded together in one Lathyrus oleraceus cultivar Zhongwan6 chromosome 5, CAAS_Psat_ZW6_1.0, whole genome shotgun sequence window:
- the LOC127085063 gene encoding uncharacterized protein LOC127085063, whose amino-acid sequence MSSEADDEASTPEKMDKGKGILDEIPEQTEIATDDETNDETVEEASTSIKVNMERSKLNEICAAVNTIPTQTELEAEEIISNLLMMDTGDGRLIADLDRKNHYLVKDMKKVDKEGKSPSLSDVFLWLTRILFSQIIDVYVKDGSVYSGLFYSILENGTILRKAKITEKGTGHSNVEDKVVDTLNVSSENLEKIVSKRVTITVDDGVDWNITVAQGDSSDGVQKNEQEEQSPPDSSGQEDEQEEENLPYPRRRRGPRMVHFCGQVREIVPYSEYMEMINPSSGQSQQTIPSSGQSQQIIPYSGQGQQIIPYSGQGQSNYPYSPFFGPQQQHPHEQFWTYNPDGSSPPVLPLPHAATTSLHCGPSLGSQNPHHLGYDSYGHAPMFSGYFRPPGPDTSDPYLESAPSGNVPMFPGHFRLPRPPMFHGDFRPPGLDTSEPHLGSTPSGHTPIFPGQFRPPGPPIFPEYFRPPGPYTSDPHLGSALFDHAPMFPGDFRPPGHPMFSRYFRPPDPDTSDPHLGSALSGHTPMFPGHFRPPGSPMFLRHFRPPGSPMFPGHFRPPDSPMFPGYFRPPGSDTSEQHLGITPFGHTPMFPEHFRPPNPFMFPECFRPPDLDTSEQHLGSTPSGHAHMFPEHFRPPGPFMFPRYFRPPGPDTIEQHLGSAPSGHAPMFPGHFRPPGPPMFQRYFRPLGPDDSEQHLGSAPSGHAPMFPGHFRPPGPSMFPGHFRPLGPPMLRGYFRPPNPPMFPGYFRPTGPDTSEQHLGSAPSGHAPLFPRYFRPPDSPMFPGFIRPPGPDTSEQHLGTPMFPGDFRPPDPDTSEQQHLGSTPSDHATMFPEDFFPPNLDISEQHLGSTPSDHSTMFPEDFLPPNLDIIEQHLGSTPSDHTTMFPEDFLPPNLDIIEQHLGSTPSDHATMFPEDFLPPNLDIIEQHLGSTLSGHAPVSPGDSHPPSPDTNDQQ is encoded by the exons ATGTCAAGTGAAGCTGATGACGAAGCTAGCACGCCGGAGAAGATGGATAAGGGAAAGGGTATTCTTGACGAAATCCCCGAACAGACTGAAATTGCAACTGATGATGAAACTAATGATGAAACTGTTGAAGAAGCTAGCACCTCGATCAAGGTGAATATGGAAAGGAGTAAACTTAACGAAATATGTGCCGCTGTTAACACAATCCCGACACAGACTGAACTTGAAGCTGAGGAGATAATTAGCAACTTGCTGATGATGGATACGGGAGATGGAAGACTGATAGCAGATCTCGATAGAAAGAATCATTACTTAGTTAAGGACATGAAAAAGGTTGATAAAGAAGGGAAGTCACCATCACTGAGTGATGTATTCCTCTGGCTTACCCGTATCCTCTTTAGTCAAATAATTGATGTTTACGTTAAAGATGGTTCTGTATACTCTGGACTCTTCTACTCTATTCTTGAGAATG GTACTATTTTGAGGAAAGCAAAGATAACAGAGAAGGGAACGGGCCATAGCAATGTTGAAGATAAGGTAGTGGATACACTAAACGTTTCATCAGAGAATCTTGAGAAAATTGTTTCTAAG AGAGTAACGATTACCGTGGATGATGGTGTTGATTGGAATATAACTGTTGCACAAGGTGATTCTTCCGATGGGGTGCAGAAGAATGAACAAGAGGAGCAGTCGCCACCAGACTCTAGTGGTCAGGAGGATGAACAAGAGGAAGAGAATCTCCCATATCCTCGTCGCCGCCGAGGGCCGCGGATGGTCCACTTTTGTGGCCAAGTGCGGGAGATTGTCCCATATAGTGAATATATGGAGATGATTAACCCATCTAGTGGTCAATCGCAGCAGACTATCCCATCTAGTGGCCAATCACAGCAGATTATCCCATATAGTGGCCAAGGACAGCAGATTATCCCATATAGTGGCCAAGGACAGTCGAATTACCCATACAGTCCATTTTTTGGCCCTCAGCAGCAACATCCTCATGAGCAATTTTGGACATACAACCCTGATGGTTCTTCTCCTCCAGTATTGCCCTTACCTCATGCAGCTACCACTAGTCTTCATTGTGGTCCTTCTCTTGGCTCCCAGAATCCTCATCATCTAGGTTATGATTCATATGGTCACGCTCCCATGTTTTCAGGATACTTTCGTCCACCAGGCCCAGATACTAGTGACCCGTATCTAGAATCCGCTCCTTCTGGTAATGTTCCCATGTTTCCAGGACATTTTCGTTTACCACGCCCTCCCATGTTTCATGGAGACTTTCGTCCACCAGGCCTAGATACTAGTGAGCCGCATCTAGGATCTACTCCTTCTGGTCACACTCCCATATTTCCAGGACAATTTCGTCCACCAGGCCCTCCCATATTTCCAGAATACTTTCGTCCACCGGGCCCATATACTAGTGACCCGCATCTAGGATCTGCTCTTTTTGATCACGCTCCCATGTTTCCAGGAGACTTTCGTCCACCGGGCCATCCCATGTTTTCAAGATACTTTCGTCCACCAGACCCAGATACTAGTGACCCGCATCTAGGATCTGCTCTTTCTGGTCACACTCCCATGTTTCCAGGACACTTTCGTCCACCAGGCTCTCCCATGTTTCTAAGACACTTTCGTCCACCAGGCTCTCCCATGTTTCCAGGACACTTTCGTCCACCAGACTCTCCCATGTTTCCAGGATACTTTCGTCCACCAGGCTCAGATACTAGTGAGCAGCATCTAGGAATTACTCCTTTTGGTCACACTCCCATGTTTCCAGAACACTTTCGTCCACCAAACCCTTTCATGTTTCCAGAATGCTTTCGTCCACCAGACCTGGATACTAGTGAGCAGCATCTAGGATCTACTCCTTCTGGTCACGCTCACATGTTTCCAGAACACTTTCGTCCACCAGGCCCTTTCATGTTTCCGAGATACTTTCGTCCACCAGGCCCAGATACTATTGAGCAGCATCTAGGATCTGCTCCTTCTGGTCACGCTCCCATGTTTCCAGGACACTTTCGTCCACCAGGTCCTCCCATGTTTCAAAGATACTTTCGTCCACTCGGCCCAGATGATAGTGAGCAGCATCTGGGGTCTGCTCCTTCTGGTCATGCTCCCATGTTTCCAGGACACTTTCGTCCACCAGGCCCTTCCATGTTTCCAGGACACTTTCGTCCACTAGGCCCTCCCATGTTGCGAGGATACTTTCGTCCACCAAACCCTCCCATGTTTCCAGGATACTTTCGTCCAACAGGCCCAGATACTAGTGAGCAGCATCTTGGATCTGCTCCTTCTGGTCATGCTCCCTTGTTTCCAAGATACTTTCGTCCACCAGACTCTCCTATGTTTCCAGGATTCATTCGTCCACCAGGCCCAGATACTAGTGAGCAGCATCTAGGAACTCCCATGTTTCCAGGAGACTTTCGTCCACCAGACCCAGATACTAGTGAGCAGCAGCATCTAGGATCTACTCCTTCTGATCACGCTACCATGTTTCCAGAAGACTTTTTTCCACCAAACCTAGATATTAGTGAGCAGCATCTAGGATCTACTCCTTCTGATCACTCTACCATGTTTCCAGAAGACTTTCTTCCACCAAACCTAGATATTATTGAGCAGCATCTAGGATCTACTCCTTCTGATCACACTACCATGTTTCCAGAAGACTTTCTTCCACCAAACCTAGATATTATTGAGCAGCATCTAGGATCTACTCCTTCTGATCATGCTACCATGTTTCCAGAAGACTTTCTTCCACCAAACCTAGATATTATTGAGCAGCATCTAGGATCTACTCTTTCCGGTCACGCTCCCGTGTCTCCAGGAGACTCTCATCCACCAAGCCCAGACACTAATGACCAACAGTGA
- the LOC127085064 gene encoding protein MEI2-like 2 — MSKEHGKLILELKAEANRHLEFFIPLHNIKTPSTENAVVNKKNQKEKQPAPSLPQNNHSNASPSFAYSAQFQWQCSPYMYYAPFRPFLFIPPVLQPLQIHSKKMHCHCQIDLDTIVRREDTRTTLIIKNIPNKYISKMLLYEIEENHQGTYDFLYLPIDYKSNGNLGYAIINMLSHLHMLPFYKAFHGKIWDTRFGEHVISLEYAWIQGKDALVTHFQNSGCVCEFCWPILFH, encoded by the exons ATGAGCAAAGAACACGGCAAGTTGATATTAGAATTAAAAGCAGAAGCGAATCGTCATTTAGAATTTTTCATTCCATTGCACAACATCAAAACTCCATCCACTGAAAATGCTGTTGTTAACAAAAAGAATCAAAAAGAGAAACAACCTGCACCTTCTTTACCACAGAACAACCATTCAAACGCATCTCCATCATTTGCATATAGTGCCCAATTTCAATGGCAGTGTTCCCCGTACATGTATTATGCTCCTTTTAGACCTTTTCTCTTCATTCCTCCAGTCTTGCAACCCTTGCAAATTCATAGTAAGAAGATGCATTGTCATTGCCAGATTGATCTCGACACAATCGTCCGCCGTGAAGATACAAGGACTACTTTAATCATTAAAAATATTCCTAACAA GTACATTTCAAAGATGCTGCTTTATGAAATCGAGGAGAATCACCAAGGGACTTATGATTTCCTTTACTTGCCAATTGACTATAAA AGTAATGGTAATTTGGGTTACGCTATCATCAATATGCTCTCTCATTTACACATGCTCCCCTTTTATAAG GCTTTTCATGGGAAGATATGGGACACACGTTTTGGCGAACACGTTATTTCACTTGAATATGCATGGATTCAAGGAAAGGACGCACTCGTGACACATTTTCAGAACTCAGGCTGCGTTTGTGAATTCTGTTGGCCAATCCTCTTTCATTAA